TCTGCTTAGAAGGCAGATGCTCTATCCAACTGAGCTACCAATCCGTGGATGTTTATTATTGTAATATGTTAACGTTAAATGATCAAGTTTTTTCGTGATGATTATGGTGGTGATTATATGAGTATTACTTTTTGTATTATAGGCGCTGCGGGGCGTATGGGTAAAGAAATCGTTATGGCAGCTTCCGTCGACGATAGATTTTCTTTTGTTTCCGCTTGTGACGTTCATGCTGTTGGCGAAGACATCGGTGATATAGCCATCACCGACGACATCGTCGAGGCCTTATCTTGTGCTGATGTCGCCATAGATTTCGCCACTGCCGACGGCGTTGCTGGCCGCATCGCCTCTGCTGTTAATAGTGGGACTCCTTATGTTATAGGAACGACGGGTCTCTCTGGCGAAGACATCAACGTCCTTAAGGAAGCATCTTCGACGATACCTATAGTATACGCTACGAATTTCAGCATCGGAATTACTATGCTTCTTAACACCGCCCGCGATCTTGCTACTAAGCTTCCAAAATCTTTCGACATTGAAATCGTCGAAGCCCACCATACCAAGAAGAAAGACGCTCCTAGCGGCACGGCGCTAACTCTTGCTTCTGCCATCAACGCCGTTCGTGGTGGTAACATCCCGGTCCATGCCATCCGCGCTGGCGATATCGTCGGCGACCACACTATTATTTTGGCAGGCCCTGGCGAGCGCATAGAGATAAAACATCAAGCGCACAGCAGGGCGACCTTCGCCAATGGTGCTCTTACTGCGGCGGCATTCCTCGTCGGCAAAACTCCTGGATTATATACTATGGACAACGTCCTTGAGCATTGAGCATTTATCAATTTTAAGTATTTAATCTCAATGTCAATGCCGGGCGATAAAAGCCAGCTTCCTATTGTTCAATGTTCAATGTTCAATGTTCAATGTTCAATGATTACAGGTCTTTTAGCAGGTGATTTTCTTGTGTTTTTTCTGAAGTTTTCGAGAAAGTTTCTAGACTTTTCTTTATAGCTTTTATTTCTTGTGAGTTTGCTATCGGCACTGTGGAGCTGCCGGAGTTTTCTAGTGCTGTTATTACGTATGTCATAGTATAGCGTTCGACGTCATGGGCGGGCTGGTATGATGTCTTTCCGTTGTCAGCGATTATTTCTGCGATGATCTTTGCGTCGAGGAGTTCTTTTAGTATCTGTGTTACTAGGCGTATCGGCGTTCCTATGTCGTGGGCGATATCTTCGTCGCCCATCACTTTTCCGCCGTCGCAGAAATTTTTTATTATTGCTGTTACTATACGTAATGTTATTAGTTGTTTCATCGAATAGCTAACATTTTTACAGTCGGGTTCGAATTCGTAGCTATCGACATTCTGCAGGGCGTACGACATTTCTGCTCCGAAGAGGACGATAAGCCAGCTTATTTGCAGCCATATCAGGAAGAGCGGCAGTGCTGCGAAGCTTCCGTATATTGCGTTCGTCGTGGCGACGCCGACTTGGAAGTGTATATATGCCCATTGTGTTATCTGATACATCGTCCCTGCAAATATCCCTGCTACGATGCCATAGCGGAACCGTACTTTTGTGTTGGGCATAACGATATATATGAAGGCGAACAATATCCATACTAGTGCATACGGCATGATTTTCACTATGGCGAAGACAACAGGTCCTAGGGTTTCTAGTACGGTGAATTTTGCCGTCACCGTAGTAATAAGCGCTATAGCAAGGACGTTGATACTGCTTGCCACGACGAAAAATATTGGTCCTACGATGAGCATTGACAGATAGTCGCTAAATTTCCTTACCATGCGTCTTGGTCTTTTAACTCCCCAAATATCATTGAAAGCACATTCTATGTTCCCTAATAGTTTTATAAGGACCCATAGCAAGAAAACCACTCCTACTCCGGCGATTACGCCACCGCGAGTATTCTGTAGTATTCCTTTAGCGAAGGTTACGACTTCTACTATCACCTCGATATGTCCTGGGAATTTTTTTATCAGCTGTGCTTCGAGGGTTCCTTCGAAGCCGAAGCCTTTCGCTATTCCGAATGCCAGCGCTGCCACTGGTACTATCGAAAGCATAGAATAGAACGTCAGCGCTGCTGCTCTTAGGTAGCATTTATCGTGGTAGTATCCCCGCAGGGCGAGGACGACGATGCGCAATGTCCGTAAGCAGAAGGCTACGAACTGCGAAGCCTCTCGTAGTGGAATTCTCCAGATGTCTTTAAGTAAAAAATCTATGCTTTTGAATATCATGATGTATACCTCTAAAAAATACTGTACCTTATTGCATAGCATTATTATCTTTTCATGTGAACCAAAAACCCATTTTTGATTTATATTTCATATAAAATACCAAAGAGTTTATAGTGAGCGTTTTAGAATAGGAGCGACGACATGCAAGATATTAATATTAAAGATTTTATTATCGGAGAGGGGCATCCCCTTACTGTTATTTCGGGGCCTTGTGTCATCGAAAGCGAAGAACATTGTCTTCGTGCTGCCGAGGCGCTGAAGAAAATTTTCGGCGATCTTGGGATAAACTTCATCTTCAAGTCCAGCTATGACAAAGCGAACAGATCTTCGATATCGTCATTTCGTGGTCCTGGTCTTGACGAAGGTCTTCGTATTTTGGAGAGGGTAAAAAACGAGCTGGAGCTTCCGATCGTAACTGATATCCACTCCCCTGCCGAAGCTTCTGCTGTCGGCGAGGTATGTGATATGGTACAAGTTCCTGCGTTGTTATGTCGACAGACAGACCTCATCGTCGCTGCTGGCAATACGGGACGTGTAGTTTCTGTTAAGAAGGGGCAGTTTATGGCGCCGTTAGACATGAAGAACGTCGTCGACAAGATATTATCTACTGGCAACGACCAGATACTTTTCATCGAACGTGGCACGAGTTTCGGCTACAACACCCTTGTCAGTGACATGAGAGGCATCCCTACCATGCAGAGTATCGGATATCCTGTATGTTTCGATGCTACACACTCGGTGCAGCAACCAGGAGGACTTGGGACGTCTTCCGGTGGGCAGCGGGAATATATTCCCACTCTTGCCAAAGCTGCTGTAGCGTCGGGGTGCAACTGTCTTTTCATGGAGTCACATCCTATGCCTTCAGAGGCCAAGTGCGATTCCATGGCGGTCCTTGACTTCAAAGACATCCCCGAGCTTTTTACTACGCTGTTACAAATTTATAATGTTGTGAACCATCAACGATAAAAGATATGTCTAACAAGAAACTTGCCGCTATCATCGCTTTCATTATCATCCTCGTTGCTTTTTTCATCGTAAAGATCAGCGTCATTTCTGACGGCGACAGCGAGCGTTATCATTCTCTTATTATGAGCAGCGAGGCTTCTCCTGAGCAAAAAGTCTACCATGTCGGCAGCCAGCATCGCCATGACGTCACTAGAGACTACTGGTTTGAAGACGTCAACAACACTTTGATGCACTGTCGTATATCATATGCCAACTCTGAGCTTTCTATAATATATAGCGACGAAGACTCTCCGAAACTTATCGAGAAGATGCATGACGTCACGATCTCCATGCAAGAGGAGCTTTACTATATTCTTCCTGACGGTCGTGAAGCTGTCAAGCAGAGCAACGGATTTCTTCTCGTCCGTGACGGCGATCCTGACGATTCCGAGTCATGGTTTTCCGACGACACTCCCGGTCTTATCACCATGCAGCGCATTCGTCATCTCGATAGTGCCGAAGCGGTATATTATTATAATACCGAGACCTTCGACGCTCAGAGTGCAACATTTTCAATTGTCATCGACAAAGGCCATGATATTTCTGCTTCTTCCAAAGATGCTACGCTCCTTATGGAAGGCATCGCAGATTCTGTGACATTCTCTTTGAAGAAAAACGCTATAAACTTCCATGCCAAGCATCTTAAGATGAAAATGCCCTCTCATAATGAAGGAGGTTCTTAATGAAAAAACATCATATCATCGTTGCCACAGCAGTAGTGACCTCTATGTTTTTTGGAATAGCTCATTGCGTCGCCGACGATGACGACATCATCACAATAGAATCGTCCTCTGTCGACTATGACGGTGAGAACCTCGTTCTTTCCGACGACGTCGTCATAGACCATCCTTTTGGCGTTGTCATGTCGCAACATGCCACGCTCTTTGGCGACAAAGGCTCCAACATCAAAGTTGTCAAGCTCAAAGACGACGTCATCATTTCTCTCGACGGCGGAGCGGAGCTACGCTGCCATAATGCTTCTATCAACCAACAAACTCTTTCTGCTGTATTTTCTGGGTCTTCACCGGAAAGGCGTGTCGTCTTCACGGGAAGCAATGACGACGGAACTCCTATCGTTATGAAGAGCATGACGATGAACGTTTCTTTCTCTAAAGACGAGATATCTTCTATTTATTTTGTAAATAATATTTTCTCCCAGGAAAATGTATTTTTCACATATGGCGACTCTTTAACTGCTATTGGTGACAGAGCGATATATCATTCTATGAAAAAATCTACCGACGCCGGAAGCCCTCGTGGTGTCATCTTTTTGACGCCCTTAAAAAAAGGTGGGTTATGCCGTATCTTTAATGATGACATTATCATTAACGCTATGAAGATACGCCTCGACACCAATGGCCAGGAAATCCTTTGTTCCCATGTTGCTGGTTCTGTCGTCGACGAAGATACTGCTGCTACGACGTTCAAAGCGAATACTGTTGCGTGGGATGTTGACGACGACATTCTTTCCCTTCATGGCGATGTTTTTATCGAGCAGAAATCTTTGGGCGTCCTCACTGCCGATGACGACATATATCTCCACAAAGGTTCAAGTGCTTCCTGGGACACCATCAACGGCGATGGGACGACGACGTGGACATATACCAACGAACTTGATGGCACCATCTCGACGATAACGTGTCACGGCACCATGCTCCTCGACAACGTCGGCAAGAAGCTTCTTTTCCAGAGTCCTGAAGACACCGTCTCCAATAAAACGCAGGTGTATTATCATAATTCTCTTGGCGAGATATATGCCGACACCATAGCAGTACATTATTCCGACGACGTTGGGTCGACGACGCCAACGATGATGAATGTCACCGGCAACGTAAAAATTATCAGCAGTTCTTCTTCTCGTGACGGTTCTTCTCTGCAACGCTTTGCTCTTGCTGACAGTGCAGAATATTCTATTGGCGCAGAAGGTCTCCTCCTCAAAGCTGACGCGGGACGTCGTGTCCTTTTCCTCGACAAGGACAACGACCTTCAGGTTAGTGCTGAGGCTGTGATGGTACACCTTGTCGAAGACAACGACGAAGAGACCATCTCTACTGTCGGCGACGTACGCTTTGCTCTAAACGAAGAAGAGTATTATGATTTAAAACAAAACTTTAACATAGAATAAGATAATAAGATGATGAAAGACACAAAAGCTCCGATCCTCAACGTCAGGATGCTAGTAAAAGCATACGGCGGAAAAAATGTCGTTGACGGCATATCGTTTCACGTCGACGAAGGCGAAGTCGTCGGCCTTCTTGGCCCCAATGGTGCTGGCAAGACCACTGCTTTTTATATGACGATGGGACTCATACGCCCCGATTCTGGTCGTGTCATCTTCCGTGGTCAAGACGTCACGAAATATCCTGTACATCGTCGTGCACACATGGGCATGGGTTATCTCGCCCAGGAGCCTTCGGTATTCCGTGCTCTTACTGTCGAAGAGAACATCTTATGTATCCTTGAGACGTTGCCGATAAGCAAGAAAGAGCAGAAGCGCCGCCTCGAAGAGCTTCTCAGCGAGCTACATCTCGAGCCTCTCGCCAAGAAACGTGCTATGAGTTTATCTGGCGGTGAGCGTCGCCGTCTTGAGATAACACGTTCTCTTGTTACGAACCCCTCTTTCCTTCTTCTTGACGAGCCTTTTGCCAACATCGATCCTATTGCCATCCACGATGTCAAACAGATGATAAAACTTCTAGCCAAGAAAAACATCAGCGTCTTCATCACCGACCACAATGCCCGCGAGATATTTTCTCTCGTCGACAGAAGTTATATCGTTCGTGAGGGCAAGATCATGTTATCTGGGAATGTCGACGAGCTCATCAACAACGAAGAAGCCCGCAAGCACTACCTTGGCAGTGAATTCAGGCTTTAGAGATTTCGGAATAGGATTTTTCACCACAGAGCCACAGAGGACACAGAGAGGATAAGAACATGGCTGGGGGAATCTCCCCCAGACCCCCTTTTTGCATTGATAACTGTTCACTGATCACTGAAAAAGCTCTGTGGCAAAAATGGGGTTTTAGCGTTAGATAACGATATTGCGCATTTCCGAGAATGTCCCTGATGAGAACTGTCGAAGGTTGTGTAGGAATGTCATGAAGCCACGATGTTCTGTTGATTCTGGCGATGTTGCTACATGTGGCGTTATTATAACGTTTGGCATCTCCCATAATGGCGATGTTGGTGGTATTGTCATATCTTCTATGGCGTCGATGATGATCCCGCGGAATTTCTTCGTCTTTGCTGCTTCTGTCAATGCTTCGACATCTAATGCGTTTCCTAGTCCCGATATCACTAATATTGCATCATCTTTTATGAGGCTTATCTCTTCGGTGCCTAGTTTATAGTCATATGATCCATCACGCGGAAGGCTTATTGCTACGACGTCGGCATTTGGCAGTATCGCGCTTATCCCTTCAATGGCGAAGGTTTTATTACAGTATGGGTGGAATGATCGTTGTTCTTGTGCTCCCCATACGTAGAATCCTAGTTCTTGTGCACGTCGTGCTACCTCGGTACCTTCTTCGCCGAGTCCTATCTGCAAAAATTTCTTTCCTTCTGCTGTCCACATTGTTTCCAGTATCGCTGAATTTTCGCTATCGTAATTTCCACGATACGATGTTTTCCATAGGAACATATTCTTGGCAAAGGCAAGGACAGCGCTGATGATATATTCCCCTACCGTTGTTATATCTTTACCTCGCGTCGTTGTTATTATAATATTTTCTTTGTCTTTGAGCAAAGGAACGCATATTTTGTTGAGGTATGGCACTGGAGCGTGGACCCATCGCAGCCGTGGGATATGTGGTATTTCTTCAGCGTCGAGGCTATCGGCATATATTATCTCTATATCATCCCACTGTTCTTTCCCTGGCATTACACTCCCGTCGAAGTCGGGAAAGATGGTATATCTGGGGAATTCTTTCGTTATCATCGCCATTTCTTCTGGAGACAGCGGCGCTTTTACTAATATAATACTCATAATGTCATCGTTTTTTGTTGATTGGTAATAGTATCTTTCGGTATACTTCGTGTCTTGTAAAAAAGCAATTGTAAATACGCATTAGATTTCGAGGTTATAATCATGTACGTTATTATTAAGACAGGCGGCAAACAATATCGCGTAAAGAAAGACGACGTCATCGACGTTGATCTTCTTGGCGTCGAGGAAGGTGACAAAGTTGAGTTCAGTGACATCTTATTCGTCAATGAAAACGGCACTGTAAAGATAGGAGTTCCCGTTGTCGAAGGATATTCTGTCGTCGGCGAAGTTCTCGGCAATATAAAAGGCCCTAAAGTTGTGGCTTTTAAATATAAGAGACGCCAGAACTACCGTCGTAAGGTTGGTCACCGTCAAAATTATTCACGTATTAAGATCACAGACATCGTGAGCGCATAAAAATCTATTTAGGGGGAAACCATGGCACATAAGAAAGGACAAGGTTCTACACGAAACGGTCGCGACTCACATTCTAAGCGTTTAGGCATCAAGGCCAATGATGGTGAATATGTTACAGCTGGATCGATTTTGGTACGTCAGCGCGGCACCAAGTGGCATCCTGCCAAGAACGTATCTCGTGGCAGCGATGATACTCTCTTTGCTAGCATTAACGGTATTGTAGCTTTTAAGAAGACCAACAAGACGTATGTTTCTGTTGAAGCTGCAGTTTAGTAAGGTCTCGTATTTAGAGAAAAATCATAAACGCAAGAAAGGAAACTTTTCTATTTCTTGCGTTTTTATTTATGGTTAAAAAAAATGTTTGTTGACAGTGTAAAAGTATTTTTTGTTGCAGGTCGTGGTGGTGATGGCATTGTTGCCTGGCATCGCGAGCGTTGTGTTGCCAAGGGAGGTCCTTGTGGTGGCAATGGTAATAGGGGTGGTGACATCACCATCGTTGCCGACGCCCAGATGCCTTCTCTTGACTGGTTCCGCAACAGGCGTCGTATTGTTGCTGAGAACGGCAAGCCTGGCGGCCCCAACAACCGTCAAGGTCGTCGTGGTCTTGACAGGGAGATCCGTGTTCCTTGTGGTACTATCATCAAAGACGTTAACACTGGTGAAGTTCTTGTTGATTTTGTCGAAGACGGACAATCTTGGGTAGCTTGTCATGGTGGTCGTGGAGGTCGTGGCAACAGAAGTTTTGCTACTCCTACCAATCGTGCTCCGCGGCAGTGCACTCTGGGTAAAGAAGGTGAATCTCGCGAGATTTCTTTCGAGCTTAAGATTATCGCCGACGTTGGTCTTGTAGGTTTCCCTAATGCTGGAAAGTCGACGTTTATCTGCAGTGTTACTAAGAGCAAAGCCAAGGCTGCTTCGTATCCTTTTACTACGTTAAAGCCCAACGTTGGTTTCATAGAATATGACGATAATTCTCGTGTTCTTGTCGCCGACGTCCCTGGAATCATCGATGGTGCTGCTGAAAACCGTGGTTTAGGCCATGAATTCCTCCGTCATATTGAGAGAACGAAGGTTCTCGTCTATATTCTCGATGCTTCTGGCATCGACGGCAGAGACCCTTGGGATGATTATGTTGTTTTACAGCAGGAGCTCAAGAAATACAACCCTGCTCTTCTCGAGAAGCCTTATGCTGTAGCCCTCAACAAGATCGACGTCGCCGAGGCTCTTCTTTTTGCTGAAGAGTTTCAGGAGAAATATCCTCATGATCCTTCTACGCTTTTTATGATGTCGGCAAGTGAAGGTGATGGTGTTAGCGCTTTAGCTGCATACATCAAGAAAGCCGTTGATATT
The window above is part of the Waddliaceae bacterium genome. Proteins encoded here:
- the dapB gene encoding 4-hydroxy-tetrahydrodipicolinate reductase, which codes for MSITFCIIGAAGRMGKEIVMAASVDDRFSFVSACDVHAVGEDIGDIAITDDIVEALSCADVAIDFATADGVAGRIASAVNSGTPYVIGTTGLSGEDINVLKEASSTIPIVYATNFSIGITMLLNTARDLATKLPKSFDIEIVEAHHTKKKDAPSGTALTLASAINAVRGGNIPVHAIRAGDIVGDHTIILAGPGERIEIKHQAHSRATFANGALTAAAFLVGKTPGLYTMDNVLEH
- a CDS encoding YihY/virulence factor BrkB family protein, whose amino-acid sequence is MLCNKVQYFLEVYIMIFKSIDFLLKDIWRIPLREASQFVAFCLRTLRIVVLALRGYYHDKCYLRAAALTFYSMLSIVPVAALAFGIAKGFGFEGTLEAQLIKKFPGHIEVIVEVVTFAKGILQNTRGGVIAGVGVVFLLWVLIKLLGNIECAFNDIWGVKRPRRMVRKFSDYLSMLIVGPIFFVVASSINVLAIALITTVTAKFTVLETLGPVVFAIVKIMPYALVWILFAFIYIVMPNTKVRFRYGIVAGIFAGTMYQITQWAYIHFQVGVATTNAIYGSFAALPLFLIWLQISWLIVLFGAEMSYALQNVDSYEFEPDCKNVSYSMKQLITLRIVTAIIKNFCDGGKVMGDEDIAHDIGTPIRLVTQILKELLDAKIIAEIIADNGKTSYQPAHDVERYTMTYVITALENSGSSTVPIANSQEIKAIKKSLETFSKTSEKTQENHLLKDL
- the kdsA gene encoding 3-deoxy-8-phosphooctulonate synthase, whose product is MQDINIKDFIIGEGHPLTVISGPCVIESEEHCLRAAEALKKIFGDLGINFIFKSSYDKANRSSISSFRGPGLDEGLRILERVKNELELPIVTDIHSPAEASAVGEVCDMVQVPALLCRQTDLIVAAGNTGRVVSVKKGQFMAPLDMKNVVDKILSTGNDQILFIERGTSFGYNTLVSDMRGIPTMQSIGYPVCFDATHSVQQPGGLGTSSGGQREYIPTLAKAAVASGCNCLFMESHPMPSEAKCDSMAVLDFKDIPELFTTLLQIYNVVNHQR
- the lptB gene encoding LPS export ABC transporter ATP-binding protein; protein product: MKDTKAPILNVRMLVKAYGGKNVVDGISFHVDEGEVVGLLGPNGAGKTTAFYMTMGLIRPDSGRVIFRGQDVTKYPVHRRAHMGMGYLAQEPSVFRALTVEENILCILETLPISKKEQKRRLEELLSELHLEPLAKKRAMSLSGGERRRLEITRSLVTNPSFLLLDEPFANIDPIAIHDVKQMIKLLAKKNISVFITDHNAREIFSLVDRSYIVREGKIMLSGNVDELINNEEARKHYLGSEFRL
- a CDS encoding D-2-hydroxyacid dehydrogenase, with translation MSIILVKAPLSPEEMAMITKEFPRYTIFPDFDGSVMPGKEQWDDIEIIYADSLDAEEIPHIPRLRWVHAPVPYLNKICVPLLKDKENIIITTTRGKDITTVGEYIISAVLAFAKNMFLWKTSYRGNYDSENSAILETMWTAEGKKFLQIGLGEEGTEVARRAQELGFYVWGAQEQRSFHPYCNKTFAIEGISAILPNADVVAISLPRDGSYDYKLGTEEISLIKDDAILVISGLGNALDVEALTEAAKTKKFRGIIIDAIEDMTIPPTSPLWEMPNVIITPHVATSPESTEHRGFMTFLHNLRQFSSGTFSEMRNIVI
- the rplU gene encoding 50S ribosomal protein L21, whose translation is MYVIIKTGGKQYRVKKDDVIDVDLLGVEEGDKVEFSDILFVNENGTVKIGVPVVEGYSVVGEVLGNIKGPKVVAFKYKRRQNYRRKVGHRQNYSRIKITDIVSA
- the rpmA gene encoding 50S ribosomal protein L27, translating into MAHKKGQGSTRNGRDSHSKRLGIKANDGEYVTAGSILVRQRGTKWHPAKNVSRGSDDTLFASINGIVAFKKTNKTYVSVEAAV
- the obgE gene encoding GTPase ObgE, whose amino-acid sequence is MFVDSVKVFFVAGRGGDGIVAWHRERCVAKGGPCGGNGNRGGDITIVADAQMPSLDWFRNRRRIVAENGKPGGPNNRQGRRGLDREIRVPCGTIIKDVNTGEVLVDFVEDGQSWVACHGGRGGRGNRSFATPTNRAPRQCTLGKEGESREISFELKIIADVGLVGFPNAGKSTFICSVTKSKAKAASYPFTTLKPNVGFIEYDDNSRVLVADVPGIIDGAAENRGLGHEFLRHIERTKVLVYILDASGIDGRDPWDDYVVLQQELKKYNPALLEKPYAVALNKIDVAEALLFAEEFQEKYPHDPSTLFMMSASEGDGVSALAAYIKKAVDIAKKEEVQPFS